In Rhizoctonia solani chromosome 7, complete sequence, one DNA window encodes the following:
- a CDS encoding Retrotransposon gag protein — translation MEPEPTLAALLEAITALTATVGSLQDQIKSQGQQLNELKAICKETANLVGNKDQGGPQAKPGPPTGPALFHPSRGTGFDSEDEEEPRRAPKKEPCNMPRSLSSLTPFDSGSSMKRPKMELPDPYKGDTRGQKATQWLDCMLLWVALHRDQFDEEEQMVVWILYHMTDKAANWALPLIGAIIKGEGNPPNTIPALMAKFKEAFADPDAKRAAGRKIAALSQVTTTSEYVMEFCNLMAELDWNKEAYIAQFTQGLHWKVKELLSTKDNVPDKLKAIFAASIKIDNTHCKNEENQPKKQPAKSLVTATTSTTTTQWGQFNARHYFPHAVFTIPSTRSGVPHPYSRPTSRSSRRSVAANSQPPTCKSSPTPQNLPGMEPEPSIGALLEAIQALSTQVGSLQDQVKSQGKQITQLTALCKETNNLVGDKDQGGAQTKPGPSTGPTTPPTHTGGEAHTPATIRPGLKAPFQPSRGTGFDSEDEEEPRHPKREPQGTPKRHLGSLTPFDAGSSVKRPKMDLPDPYKGDTRGRKATQWLDRMMLWVALHRDQFDKEEQMVVWILYHMTNKAANWALPIIGAIIKGKGNPPTTIQALTAKFKEAFADPDAKQAAARKIAALSQTTTTSEYVTEFRNLMAELDWNEEAYIAQFTRGLHWKVKELLSTKDSIPDELEAIFAASIKIDNICRKNEENRPKKAPAKSPTTTSTTTTQRVRLSEDPNYVTPEERDRRRASGLCVKCGQKGHGIKQCPNGWKATVKEVAKIAEDVKPGKD, via the exons atggaaccagaaccaacccttgccgctctccttgaggctatcacagccctcaccgccacagttgggtccttgcaggaccaaattaaatcacaaggccaacaactcaatgaactcaaggccatatgcaaggagaccgccaaccttgttggcaacaaagatCAAGGAGGCCcacaagccaagcctggcccaccaactgggcct gccctgtTCCATCCCTCAAGAGGGACAGGCTTTGATTcagaggatgaagaggaacCCAGAAGagctcccaaaaaggagccttgcAACATGCCtaggagcctcagctcccttaccccctttgactcagggtccagcatgaagcggcccaaaatggaactccctgacccatacaagggagacaccagaggacaaaaggccacccaatggctAGATTGCATGCTCTTATGGGTAGCCCTGCACAGGGACCagtttgatgaagaagagcagatggttgtgtggatcttataccacatgacagacaaggcagccaattgggcgctccccctcataggggctatcatcaagggagagggcaaccctccaaataccatccCAGCCCTAATGGCCAAGTTCAAGGAAGCATTTgcagaccctgatgccaaacGGGCTGCTGGCAGAAAAATAGCCGCCCTCTCCCAAGTCACCACCACCTCTGAGTATGTCATGGAGTtctgcaacctcatggcagaactagactggaacaaggaggcctacattgcgcagttcacgcaaggcctccactggaaagtcaaggaGTTACTGTCAACCAAAGATAATGTCCctgacaaactcaaggctaTTTTTGCAGCTTCTATTAAAATTGATAACACCCACTGCAAGAATGAGGAgaaccaacccaagaagcagcctgccaagtccctggtcacCGCAACCACTTCCACAACCACCACTCAATGG GGAcagttcaacgctag gcactactTCCCCCACGCTGTTTTcaccattccatccacacgctctggcgtcccccacccatactcccgtcctaccaGCCGCTCTAGTCGTCGTTCTGTGGCAGccaactcccaaccacccacttgcaaatcatctcccactccgcaaaacttgcccggaatggaaccagagccgtccattggcgctctccttgaggctatccaagccctctccacacaagttgggtccctccaggaccaagtcaagtctcaaggcaagcaaatcactcagctcaccgccttatgcaaggagaccaacaaccttgttggagacaaggaccagggcggagcccaaacaaagcctggcccatcgactgggcctaccactcctcccacccacacgggaggagaagcccacactccagcaacgattaggcctggactcaaggcccccttccaaccatcaaggggcacaggttttgattcagaagacgaggaagagccaAGGCACCCCAAAagggagcctcaaggaacgcctaaacGGCACCTGGGATCCCTCACCCCTTTTGATGCAGGGTCCAGTGTAAAGCGGCcaaagatggacctcccagacCCCTATAAGGGTGATACcaggggacgcaaggccactcagtggcttgatcgaatgatgctctgggttgccctacatagggaccaatttgacaaggaggagcaaatgGTTGTATGGATCCTATACCATATGACCAATAAAGCCGCCAATTGGGCTCTCCCCATTATtggggccatcatcaagggcaaaggcaatccccccaccaccatccaggccttaacggccaagtTCAAAGAAGCATTTGCCGATCCCGACGCCAAGCAAGCCGCCGCTAGAAAAATTGCGGCTCTCTCCCAAacaaccaccacctccgagtacgtcacggagttccgcaacctcatggcggaattggactggaacgaggaggcctatattgcgcagttcacgcgaggcctccactggaaggtcaaggaactgctatcaaccaaggatagtaTTCCCGATGAACTCGaggcaatttttgcggcctctattaagattgacaacatttgccgcaaaaatgaggagaaccgtcCCAAAAAGGCACCTGCCAAATCCCCAACCactacttccaccactaccacccaacgggtccgcctctcAGAGGACCCAAATTATGTcacaccggaagaaagggatcgccgccgcgcgtctggcctttgtgtcaagtgcggtcagaaGGGACACGGAATCAAGCAATGTCCCAACGGATGGAAAGCCACAGTCAAAGAAGTGGCTAAGATTGCCGAGGACGTCAAGccgggaaaagattga
- a CDS encoding Retrotransposable element Tf2 protein gives MDNLVDSFEFVSLALDSNKKPLLFIDLYVQNSPAEPLRTLIDSGATSNFISPSVVEKLKIPKTQLENPRVVRMLDGTISQTGRIWHQVHLTVSANGHSHSIPFLVCPIGNTPAILGMTWLTAEAPLIDWQQGLVTFPEQIQIASKEEADLDPLADLPPQYHKFARVFGEEEFKVLPPHREYDISIDLVPDAKLSPGPIYGMTDAESKALKQHIDEELATGKIRPSTSSAGAPVMFVKKADGSLRLVVDYRKLNEVTHKNVYPLPRQDDLMAKLQNAKLFTKLDLRWGYNNVRIKEGDEWKTAFRTKYGLFEYLVMPFGLTNAPAAFQHFMNDLFRDLIDVTVVIYLDDILIFSEKPEDHPSHVREVLSQLMKNQLFCKLSKCHFHVTTVDYLGIVISPAGFSMDQKKIEAVTLWPTPKTVKQVQAFLGFVNYLRRFIPNFSSVARPLHNLTKKETPWSWGNLEETAFQGLKSLVTQSPVLIHSNPSLPYYLETDASGVAMGAILSQQGEDNRLHPVAYMSKSFSGAEANYDTHDKELLAIIKALEEWQIFLEATDKPIQVFTDHRNLEYWRQARTFNRRHTRWRIFLSDFNFEIHYQPGKQSGKPDALSRRADYVDLPPEPEVMIPTEVFANTSEEELEIVTEIRTKLREDPSLESIIQFLTEDADNAPPSIRKAYKDYDWEEDLLWYRGKLVVPDSEALKERLLREFHDAPLAGHPGQQRTLELLSCNYWWPGMKSSAKEWVECCPVCQANQQAHAPVIALKPLEVPPFPFHTISYDFITGFPKSNGHDAILVVIDSFSKFGHFIPTSKKATAKGLADLFVSHVWKLHGLPVKTISDCGTTFTGKFLRALYQQLGVKPAFSSAYHPESDGQTERVNQFIEFYLRSYVAADHSDWATWLPLAEYAYNNAKHSATGKTPFELVYGRNPVMNPSNVPANVPEADLVADTLAREWKEAKAALRMSKEWMTRDKGTTPEYSIGEKVWLDGKNVKLRTNSNKLDPKQLGPFEVLEKVSSHAYRLKLPETLKIHDVFYVGLLSRAHISPSQPFLERPPPETVEGEEEYEVEQIIDSKRQRGKWFYLIKWKGYGPEDNSWEPEELLDHSQEEIQRFNKSRLKKARDSAKSL, from the coding sequence ATGGACAACTTAGtagatagttttgaatttgtatctcttgctctAGACTCAAATAAGAAACCCCTATTATTTATCGATCTATATGTCCAGAATtccccggcagaacccctcagAACACTCATAGACTCCGGAGCAACATCAaatttcatctccccctccgtGGTTGAAAAATtaaaaattccaaaaacccaactcgaaaatccacgagttgtaaGGATGTTAGACGGTActatatctcagactggtcgcatttggcaccaggttcacctcacagtctcggccaatggccactcccactctattcccttccttgtttgccccataggcaacaccccggctattctaggcatgacatggttaacggcagaagctcctcttattgactggcaacagggattagtcacattccctgaacagatacagattgcctccaaagaagaagcggacCTAGATCCTCTAGCAGATctcccccctcagtaccacaagtttgctagagtatttggcgaggaagaatttaaggtcctccccccacacagggagtatgatatatccatagaccttgttccAGACGCCAAATTATCTCCAGGCCccatatatggcatgacggatgcggaatccaaggcactcaaacaacacattgatgaagaactagccacaggcaagatccgccccagtacctCATCTGCCGGagcccctgtcatgtttgtcaaaaaggctgATGGTTCCCTTAGGCTTGTTGTGGATTACAGAAAGCTCAACGAAGTTacccacaaaaatgtctacccTCTCCCCAGGCAggatgatctcatggccaaattacAAAATGCCAAACTGTTCACGAAGCTTGACCTACGCTGGGGCTATAACAACGTCAGAATCAaagaaggggatgaatggaagacggcatTCAGGACCAAATACGGGCTTTTTGAATACTTAGtgatgccttttggtctcaccaacgccccagccgccttccaacacttcatgaatgacctgtTCAGAGACCTCATCGATGTCACAGTGGTTATCTATTTGGACGATATTCTGATCTTCTCCGAAAAACCTGAGGACCACCCttcccatgtcagggaagtcctttcacaattgatgaagaaccagttattctgtaaactctccaaaTGTCACTTTCATGTCACCACAGTAGactaccttggcattgtcatctccccagctggcttctccatggaccaaaagaagattgaagcCGTTACGTTGTGGCCCACACCtaaaacggtcaaacaggtccaggccttcttaGGTTTTGTCAATTATCTCCGCCggttcattcccaattttaGCTCTGTTGCGCGACCTCTAcataacctcaccaaaaaggaaaccccttggtcatggggtaacctggAGGAAACTGCTTTCCAGGGACTAAAGTcccttgtcacccagtcaccTGTCCTAATCCACTCCAATCCCAGTCttccctactacctagaaacggacgcgtcaggagtagccatgggagccatcttaAGCCAGCAAGGAGAGGATAACCGCCTTCACCCAGTcgcatatatgtccaagtccttttcTGGCGcagaagccaactatgacacccacgataaggaaCTTCTAGCGATTATCAAAGCCCTGGAAGAATGGCAgattttcctggaagcaacagacaaGCCAATTCAGGTCTTCACAGATcacaggaacctggaatattggaggCAGGCTAGGACCTTCAACCGCAGGCACACTagatggcgcatcttcctgagtgacttcaactttgagatccactaccAACCGGGGAAACAATcggggaaaccagatgcactGTCCCGACGCGCAGACTATGTTGATCTCCCCCCCGAACCAGAAGTTATGATCCCTACAGAAGTTTTTGCCAAtacatcagaagaggaactggaaattgtcacggaaatccGCACCAAGCTCAGAGAAGACCCATCCCTTGAGTCtattatccaattcctcacagaagatgcggacaaCGCTCCCCCCTCCATCCGTAAGGCATACAaggattatgactgggaagaggacctcctcTGGTACCGTGGCAAACTGGTAGTCCCAGACTCGGAAGCCCTGAAGGAACGGCTACTCAGAGAATTCCATGACGcacccctggcaggacaccctggACAACAACGTACCTTGGAACTACTAAGttgtaactactggtggccaggcatgaagtcctccgccaaggaatgggtggaatgttgcccggtatgccaagccaatcaacaAGCCCATGCACCAGTCATAGCGCTAAAACCGCTGGAAGTCCCCCCATTTCCATTCCACACTATCTCGTATGACTttatcacaggattccctaaGTCAAATGGGCACGATGCAATCCtggtagtcattgactccttttccaaGTTCGGGCACTTTATCCCAACCTCAAAAAAGGCAACCGCTAAGGGGTTAGCAGACCTATTTGTCAGTCATGTCTGGAAATTGCATGGATTACCGGTTAAAACCATTTCGGATTGTGGAACCACATTCACAGGAAAGTTTCTAAGGGCACTATACCAGCAATTAGGGGTTAAACCGGCcttctcatcagcctaccacccagaatcTGATGGCCAAACGGAGAGGGTGAATcagtttattgaattctaTCTCAGATCATATGTTGCTGCAGACCACTCCGACTGGGCTACCTGGTTGCCACTAGCGGAATACGCTTACAACAATGCAAAACACTCCGCCACgggaaaaaccccctttgaattAGTCTATGGCAGAAACCCCGTCATGAATCCGTCAAACGTCCCCGctaacgtcccagaagcagatctTGTGGCAGACACCTTAGcccgggaatggaaggaagccaaagcggccctcagaatgagcaaggaatgGATGACAAGGGATAAAGGAACAACCCCTGAATATTCAATTggggaaaaagtctggctagacgGAAAAAATGTGAAACTCAGGACGAATTCCAACAAGTTGGACCCCAAACAACTGGGCCCCTTCGAGGTATTAGAGAAGGTGTCCAGCCATgcgtaccgcctcaaacTGCCAGAAACTCTCAAAATCCACGacgtattctatgtgggattGTTATCCAGGGCACATATATctccaagtcaaccattccTGGAAAggccccctcctgaaacagtagagggggaagaagaatacgaggtggaacaaatcattgactccaagcgACAACGGGGAAAGTGGTtttacctaatcaaatggaaaggctatggtccggaagacaattcctgggaaccagaagagctCCTGGATCACAGTCaggaggagatccaacgcttcaacaagtcacgactgaaaaaggctcgtgactccgccaagagcctttaa